The sequence TCTAATCTTCTCAAATTTTATTTCCCTGAAAGTTAGTATTATAGTTTTTTAGAGTGATAGTGTTATAGGTTAATTTTAACACAATCATACTGTCATATTATTAGTCATAAGCGTTGTTTTTTAACCGAAGCCTTCGCTTGAAGCGAAGGCTTCGGTCAGCATGAAGCTTACTGTTACACTACACACAATTAAAATATTTATAAAATGAAAAAAATAAGTTTATTATTAGTTATGCTGTTTGCAGCAATACAAATTTATGCTCAAAGAATCAGCGGAACAATTACAAATGAATCAGGAGAGAAATTGCCCGGTGTTACTGTCAAATTAAAAGGAACTTATCTTATTGCAATAACAGATAAAGACGGATTTTTTAATTTTAAAAATATTACTGCCGGTAATTATATTTTTGAAGCCGCGTATATCGGTTATGAAAACTTTGAAAAGAATATTGAAGTTTCCGGAAAGGATATTAAAGCAGATTTTGTATTAAAAGTATCGGATATTGTTACTGACGAAGTTGTGATAACTGCATTAAGAGCAGATTTGAATACACCGGTAGCTTATACGAATATTGAGAAGGAAGATATTGATAAATACAATACCGGACAGGATATTCCGTATTTGTTGGATATGACACCTTCAGTAGTCGTAAGTTCGGATGCAGGTACAGGAATCGGTTATACGTCCATGCGAATAAGAGGAACAGATATGACCCGCATAAATGTTACACTTGACGGAATTCCTTTAAATGACTCTGAATCGCACGGAGTGTGGTGGGTGAATATGCCTGATTTTGCATCTTCTGTTGACAACATTCAAATTCAAAGAGGGGCGGGGACTTCCACAAACGGAGCAGCTGCATTCGGAGCAAATGTAAATTTTGTTACAAATAAGTTAAATATAAAAGCTTATGCCGATGTAAATTGGACACTTGGTTCATTTAACACAAGAAAAGCAACTTACAAAGCAGGAACAGGCTTACTCGGGAATCATTTTACTTTTGATGCACGTCTTTCAAAAATACATTCAGACGGCTTTATTGACAGAGCAAGGTCTGATTTAGAGTCTTATTATGTTTCGGGAGCATATGTTGATAAAAAAAACTATTTTAAAATTAATATTTTCAGAGGAACAGAAGAAACTTATCAAGCATGGAACGGAGTACCGAAAGATTCACTTGAAACAAACAGAACTTATAATTCTTATACATACGAAAATGAAGTTGACCACTATACACAAAAGCATTATCAAATGTTTTATACTCGAAAATTCAATAAATATTTTAATTTGAATATTGCTTTGCATCATACAAAAGGTGAAGGATATTATGAGCAATATAAAGAAGATGAAGACTTTGCTGATTACGGTTTGGATAATAAAATAATTGGAACTGACACAATAGAAAGTACGAATTTAATACGCAGAAAGTGGTTGGATAATAATTTTACAGGTGCAATATATTCCTTACGTTATTCAATAAATAATTTAAATGTGGTGTTTGGCGGTGCTTGGAATAAATATGACGGAGACCATTTCGGAAGGATAATTTGGGCTGAATATGCAAGTAACGGAAATATCAGGCATGAATGGTATAATAATAAGGGTAGCAAGACAGATATAAACGAATATTTAAAGATAAATTACAGTATTTTGTCAAATTTGAATTTTTGGGCAGATCTTCAATACAGAATGATTGATTATAACATAAACGGAAATCATGATGATTTGAGGGACATAACACAAGCAAATTCATATAATTTTTTTAATCCGAAAGCAGGTTTAAGTTATAATATTGACCAAAATCAAAACTCTTATTTCTCATTTGCAGTTGCTAATCGTGAACCTTCAAGAAGTAATTTCAGAGATGCAGCAGAGGGAGAGGAATTTGTTCCTGAAACTTTATATGATTTTGAAGCCGGTTATAAATTAGCATTAAATAAACTTGCTTTTAATCTGAACTTATATTACATGAGCTATAAAGACCAGCTAATTTTAACCGGAGAAATTAATGATGTCGGGGCGTATATCATGAGCAATGTTCCGGAAAGTTACAGAGCAGGTGCAGAGCTTTCGTCAGGAATTAAATTGACCGATTTTGCCGAATGGAAATTAAATGCAACATACAGCAGAAATAAAATCAAGAATTTAACAGCTTATGTTGATAACTGGGATACTTGGGGACAAGAACCCGAAGTTTATTCAGAGACTGATATATCTTTTTCACCTGAAATTATTGCAGGAAGTGAATTGTCTTTTGATATTTTTAAAGGATTCAATGCAAGTTTGATTTCAAAATTTGTAGGTAAACAGTTTATAGATAATACATCAAATGATGAACGTTCTTTAGATTCGTATTTTGTAAATAATTTGAGATTAAGCTATACGTTTAATACAAAGAAGATTAAAGAAATTGGTTTTAATCTGTTTGTGAATAATGTATTTAATGAAATGTACGAAACAAATGCTTGGGTTTACAGATATTATTCAGGAGGAGAACATTATGTGATGGACGGTTATTTTCCGCAAGCGGGGATTAATTTCTTGGCGGGGATTAGTTTGAGGTTTTAGCTTGAAAGGTGTCTGACAGTTTGGAACTGTCAGACAGCTGTTTTATTTCTTTAAACTCGCAACAGCCAATATCAAACCTAATGCAATTCCAAGCAAAGCTGCAAATAAAACTCTGAAATCTTCGGGAAGTAAAAAGGTAACAGTATGTGCCGGAATCCAGAAGAAGGGAATGGTTTTTTTGAAAACGAAATGCCATTGTACATCCCAATTAATGCTTTTAAATATTTCTGCAAAATGAATTTTTTTGACAAGAGAACTCAATTTTCCGCCCTTGTTTATTATATGAATATCTGTAATTTTATGAAGTGTCATCATTACCGGAGCATATATCAAGTTCATTGCAAAACTTACAGAGAAAGCAACCAATACCTTATTTCCGCAAAGGTTACCCGAAAGTATCTTGCCGGCATCTTTTAAACCCAGATATTCTAAAAATACCGGTGTTCCGGAAGCAAAAATAACAAAAGCCAATTTAATGGTAATACCGAGAAACCCCCAAACAACGGCACGCGGCAACAGTCCGAAACCTTTTCGGTTAAATACACCTTCTTTGATACGTAATCCTAAAGCTTCTCCGAAGGTTGCTAATACAGCAAATTTAATGAAGGCAGTAACCAAACCGTGGTCTTTATTAAATTTTGTGTAAAAAGCATATACATCTTCAATGAGAAAAAAAGGTAACAAAATAATGATAACACCTATAATTATATATAAATCTTGTTTTTTCATATTGTAAAAATTATAATGTGCAAAAGTATTATTTTCTTGAAATAAACAATTATTGGATTCCGGTTATAAAAAAATTAAGAAAAAAATTAAAAAAAAAACGATTAGATTAAAAAAAATATTACTTTTGCAGCATTATATAAATTTTTAACTATTAATAATGAATAAAGGAACAGTAAAATTTTTCAATGAAACTAAAGGATTTGGTTTTATTAGTGATGAGGAAACAAACAAAGAATACTTTGTACATGCTTCCGGATTAATTGATGAAATTCGTGACGGTGATGCAGTAGAGTTTGAATTACAGGAAGGTAAAAAAGGACTGAACGCAGTAAATGTTAAAGTTATTTAATATTTATTCATAAACTTTTATACAAAAAAAAGCTTGTCAAATTTGACAAGCTTTTTTTTGTGTCAATATATCTTTATAAGGTATGATGAAATAAAAAATCCTTTGGATATAATTTTGAAAATTTTAATTTTAACAAGAATAAAAGCAACTTAAAATAATCAAATATAATTTACATAAAACGGATATATATGAAATTAAAAATATAGGTTGCTTGTATTTAAATGTTGTGGGTAAGGCGAGAAAAGAGCAACTGCAAGAAATAACATTTTAAGAACAACAAAAGATATTGTATCTTTACAATCTAAATTATTAAAGGATTAAGAATGAATAAATGGACTAAATTAAGTATAGAATATGCAAATCAACGCTCATATCTTGATGACTTATTTCAAGTATATC comes from Bacteroidales bacterium and encodes:
- a CDS encoding cold shock domain-containing protein, encoding MNKGTVKFFNETKGFGFISDEETNKEYFVHASGLIDEIRDGDAVEFELQEGKKGLNAVNVKVI
- a CDS encoding TonB-dependent receptor — translated: MKKISLLLVMLFAAIQIYAQRISGTITNESGEKLPGVTVKLKGTYLIAITDKDGFFNFKNITAGNYIFEAAYIGYENFEKNIEVSGKDIKADFVLKVSDIVTDEVVITALRADLNTPVAYTNIEKEDIDKYNTGQDIPYLLDMTPSVVVSSDAGTGIGYTSMRIRGTDMTRINVTLDGIPLNDSESHGVWWVNMPDFASSVDNIQIQRGAGTSTNGAAAFGANVNFVTNKLNIKAYADVNWTLGSFNTRKATYKAGTGLLGNHFTFDARLSKIHSDGFIDRARSDLESYYVSGAYVDKKNYFKINIFRGTEETYQAWNGVPKDSLETNRTYNSYTYENEVDHYTQKHYQMFYTRKFNKYFNLNIALHHTKGEGYYEQYKEDEDFADYGLDNKIIGTDTIESTNLIRRKWLDNNFTGAIYSLRYSINNLNVVFGGAWNKYDGDHFGRIIWAEYASNGNIRHEWYNNKGSKTDINEYLKINYSILSNLNFWADLQYRMIDYNINGNHDDLRDITQANSYNFFNPKAGLSYNIDQNQNSYFSFAVANREPSRSNFRDAAEGEEFVPETLYDFEAGYKLALNKLAFNLNLYYMSYKDQLILTGEINDVGAYIMSNVPESYRAGAELSSGIKLTDFAEWKLNATYSRNKIKNLTAYVDNWDTWGQEPEVYSETDISFSPEIIAGSELSFDIFKGFNASLISKFVGKQFIDNTSNDERSLDSYFVNNLRLSYTFNTKKIKEIGFNLFVNNVFNEMYETNAWVYRYYSGGEHYVMDGYFPQAGINFLAGISLRF